The genomic DNA ACTCGGGCCGCCGCCTTGTAACTCTCCCCTGCGTCATGTTTCGCCGTGTTTCCGGGCTCTGCGATCCGGTAAAAATTCCTTGTGCGACTGTGGCTTACGGGTCGCGCCAGGGTTGGAAAAGCCCTTCTCCGGATGAACCGGCGGTTATTCGCGGTTGCCAGCCCGTCGCGGCGGCCTCCAGACCTTGCGGAGCGGGTGGCGCTTCGTGGGGGAGCGCCATCCGGAGGGGGAAGTACACCGCATGATCGAGACCGGCGCCGTCTTGCGACGCGGCCTGCGCCTGCTGGCGCTGGCCGCCGTCGCCACCCTCTGGCTTCTGCCCGGGCAGGCGCGGGCACAGGTCGGCAGCGAGCGCTATGCCTCGATCGTGGTGGATGCGGGCACGGGGCAGGTCCTTTCCGCCTCCAGCGCCGACGAGCCGCGCTACCCCGCCTCGCTCACCAAGATGATGACGCTCTACATGCTCTTCACGGTGCTGGAATCGGGCGACGTCTCGCCCTCCACCCGCATCCCCGTGTCGCGCCACGCGGCCTCCCGGCCGCCCTCCAAGCTCTGGCTGAAGCCGGGCTCCACCATCACCGTCCGCGACGCGATCCTGGCCCTGGTGACCAAGTCCGCCAACGACGCGGCCTCCGCCGTGGGCGAGTTCCTGGGCGAGGGCAGCGAGGCGCGCTTCGCCCGGCTGATGACGCTGCGGGCCCGCCAGATGGGCATGACCAGCACGGTCTTCCGCAACGCCTCCGGCCTGCCCGATCCGCGCCAGATGACGACCGCGCGCGACATGGCCATCCTGGCGCAGCGGCTGATCCGCGACTTCCCGAACCGCTACGCCTATTTCAGCACGCCGGAATTCCGCTGGCGCGGCCAGACCATCGCCAGCCACAACTACGTCAACGAGAACTACGACGGCGCCGACGGGCTGAAGACGGGCTTCATCAATGCCAGCGGCTTCAACATCGTCACCAGCGCGCGGCGCGACGGGCGGCGGCTGATCGCCGTGGTCTTCGGCGGCGCCACGGGGCGGGAGCGCGACAGCCATGTCATGGCGCTGCTCGACCGGGGCTTCGACCTTCCCGGCACCCCGCCGGGGCGGGGCGACACGCTGCTGGCAGGCCGTTCGGTGGGCCGGGGCGGCGTGCTGGCCGGGCTGGTGCCCAGTGCCAATGCCGCGCCGGCCATGGGCGCCGCGGAGCCGCTGCTGCGCCGTGCCACCACCAGCGCCCGGCCCTCCGTAGCGCCGGCCCCGCCCGCCCCGGTGCGTTCCAGCGCCGGCAAGGGCAACTGGGCGGTACAGGTCGGCGCGCTGCCGACCAGCGCTTCCGCCCGCAAGGTGGCCAGCAGCGCGCGCCGGAGCGCCACGCGCAATGCGGGCGTGGTCCGGGTGGAGAAGGTGCGGCTGAAAGGGCAGACCCTCTACCGCGCCCAGGTGGCCGGGCTGAGCGAGGCAGGCGCCCGGCAGGCCTGCGCCCGCATGAAGCGCGGCGCCTGCATGGTGGTCGCGCCCTGAGAAGACGCTCAGGCCGGCGGCTCTGTCCGGCCCGCCGCGCCCTGGTCCTGCTACCGGAAGGGCGGCTCGTCGAAGGCGCGGAGCTTGCGCGAATGCAGCGCGCCGAGCTGCCCGCGCAGGATCTCGAAAGTGGCCAGCCCGATCGCCAGATGCTCGCTCACCGCGCGCTGATAGAAGGCGGTGGCGGCGCCGGGCAGCTTGATCTCGCCATGCAGCGGCTTGTCGGAGACGCAGAGCAGCGTGCCGTAGGGCACCCGCAGCCGGTAGCCCTGGGCGGCCAGCGTGCCGCTTTCCATGTCCACGGCGATGGCGCGGGACAGGTTGATCCGCAGCCGCTCCTGTGACCAGCGCAACTCCCAGTTCCGGTCGTCATAGGTGACGACGGTGCCGGTCCGCAGCCGCCGCTTCAGCGCGTCGCCCTGTTCGCCCGTCACCTGCACCGCCGCTTCCTGCAGGGCGACCTGCACCTCGGCCAGGGCGGGCACGGGGATCTCGGGGGGCAGCAGCTCGTCCAGGATCTTGTCGCGCCGCAGATAGCCATGCGCCAGCACGTAGTCGCCGATCTCCTGGCTCTGCCGCAGCCCGCCGCAATGGCCGATCATCACCCAGCAATGCGGGCGCAGCACCGCGAGGTGGTCGGTGATCGTCTTGGCGTTGGACGGGCCGACGCCGATGTTGATGATGGTCACGCCATCCCGCCCGTCGCCGCGGAGCAGGTGATAGGCCGGCATCTGGAAGCGCTGCCAGGGTGCCGCGGCG from Roseomonas gilardii includes the following:
- a CDS encoding D-alanyl-D-alanine carboxypeptidase; the protein is MIETGAVLRRGLRLLALAAVATLWLLPGQARAQVGSERYASIVVDAGTGQVLSASSADEPRYPASLTKMMTLYMLFTVLESGDVSPSTRIPVSRHAASRPPSKLWLKPGSTITVRDAILALVTKSANDAASAVGEFLGEGSEARFARLMTLRARQMGMTSTVFRNASGLPDPRQMTTARDMAILAQRLIRDFPNRYAYFSTPEFRWRGQTIASHNYVNENYDGADGLKTGFINASGFNIVTSARRDGRRLIAVVFGGATGRERDSHVMALLDRGFDLPGTPPGRGDTLLAGRSVGRGGVLAGLVPSANAAPAMGAAEPLLRRATTSARPSVAPAPPAPVRSSAGKGNWAVQVGALPTSASARKVASSARRSATRNAGVVRVEKVRLKGQTLYRAQVAGLSEAGARQACARMKRGACMVVAP